One window from the genome of Sulfodiicoccus acidiphilus encodes:
- a CDS encoding alkaline phosphatase family protein: protein MKALMVVLDGASFHVMERLRSELPTFSRMIEEGAYGPLTSSTPSLTPVALASLFTGFGPEVHGVISPKIFVKGRRIQRAVSAFSSESLKVDPIWATLSKRGLKVLITSAPQALPDKWKLPGLTLMDPYRARPKELSEGTVLKVGSNQAAGVTWEVSKEGGKFTISFPSGDGKGTVELENGQWSSPIAFSATYRKSKVEGITFLHARAEDVYFSPASFTTGEWSNDPDLASAVWEEVSRKQGMLLDGDYKSLEKGLISFEEYLETVRLSFNFFLSYTSYVLRRSEWDFASTYLPTIDNVQHLLYGVDDAFTLVVEAYRMADRFVGSQLGLADVIFVVSDHGVVKVRKRVNVNSLLRDINVLKTGERGIDWSRTKAYYGGGGVLRINLKGREEDGVVSKTEFPKLVRYIVKHLDALRDPETGEKVFVSIVSTEVPAEDRGADVFLTVGEGYSISSTLREEGLESVKPYRTITGDHGYYRGEDMYGVFLTMGDKIRKGVRVKDAKIVDVAPTICRVLGVNNNRSDGRVLMEVLLT, encoded by the coding sequence TTGAAGGCACTCATGGTAGTGCTCGACGGTGCCTCCTTTCACGTCATGGAGAGGCTGAGGAGCGAGTTACCCACGTTCAGTAGGATGATCGAGGAAGGAGCCTATGGACCTTTGACTAGTAGCACCCCTTCCCTCACCCCTGTCGCGTTGGCCTCCCTGTTCACGGGATTCGGTCCAGAGGTTCACGGCGTGATCTCTCCTAAGATATTCGTCAAGGGAAGGCGAATTCAAAGGGCAGTGTCTGCGTTCTCCAGCGAGTCGCTCAAGGTGGATCCCATCTGGGCGACTTTGTCAAAGAGGGGGCTGAAGGTACTCATAACCTCTGCTCCACAGGCCCTGCCCGATAAGTGGAAGTTGCCAGGCCTCACCTTGATGGATCCTTACAGGGCCAGGCCGAAGGAGCTCAGCGAGGGGACTGTGCTCAAGGTGGGCTCCAACCAAGCCGCGGGGGTAACTTGGGAGGTCTCTAAGGAAGGAGGGAAGTTCACGATCTCTTTCCCTAGTGGAGACGGTAAAGGAACGGTGGAGCTAGAGAATGGGCAGTGGTCCTCCCCTATCGCCTTCTCAGCTACATACAGGAAATCGAAAGTGGAGGGAATCACGTTCCTGCACGCGAGGGCCGAGGACGTTTATTTTTCCCCAGCGTCCTTCACCACGGGCGAGTGGAGCAACGATCCCGACTTGGCTTCGGCAGTATGGGAAGAGGTGTCCCGCAAGCAGGGTATGTTGTTAGACGGTGACTACAAGTCGTTGGAGAAGGGCCTTATAAGCTTCGAGGAATACTTGGAGACAGTTAGACTCTCCTTCAACTTCTTCCTTTCCTACACCTCTTACGTCTTGAGGAGAAGTGAGTGGGACTTCGCCTCCACTTACCTCCCTACTATTGACAACGTGCAACATCTACTATATGGCGTTGATGACGCCTTCACATTAGTTGTCGAGGCCTATCGCATGGCCGACAGATTCGTGGGGTCCCAGTTGGGCTTAGCCGACGTTATCTTCGTGGTCTCCGACCACGGTGTTGTTAAGGTCAGGAAGAGGGTTAATGTCAATTCGTTGCTGAGGGATATCAACGTCCTCAAGACGGGAGAAAGGGGAATAGATTGGAGTAGAACTAAGGCGTATTACGGCGGAGGTGGAGTATTAAGGATCAACCTAAAGGGTAGAGAGGAGGACGGTGTAGTAAGTAAAACTGAGTTCCCCAAGCTGGTACGTTACATCGTGAAGCATCTCGATGCCCTCAGGGATCCAGAGACCGGTGAGAAGGTGTTTGTGAGCATAGTGTCGACAGAGGTTCCGGCTGAAGACAGGGGAGCAGACGTGTTTCTGACGGTGGGAGAGGGGTATTCGATCTCTAGCACGCTTAGGGAGGAAGGTTTGGAATCTGTGAAGCCCTACAGGACTATAACAGGAGACCACGGTTATTATAGGGGAGAGGACATGTACGGTGTGTTCCTGACCATGGGAGACAAGATTAGGAAGGGAGTTAGAGTTAAAGACGCTAAGATAGTCGACGTCGCTCCGACCATCTGCCGTGTACTTGGGGTGAACAATAATAGATCTGATGGAAGGGTCCTTATGGAAGTCCTATTAACCTGA
- a CDS encoding uroporphyrinogen-III synthase, with protein MKVLWLRPEGREIPSIDGIEAISLPVIELRCLPYSASELSYFEAVAFTSVNAVRCFRDRSLLQGKRIYAVGPATAKELGMDSVRVPSEYTTLAMVRTAVSDGVRSLIAFRSSTASDSLVRELAGKVNYVEVKNYTVVVLSEGVEAAKRVLASGEVDAVVLTSSTIASLVADSIPNGTAVISIGPETSKVLTSRGLTFLEAKEHDVQGLRRVLEEMRKWRTG; from the coding sequence GTGAAGGTGCTTTGGCTGAGGCCTGAGGGAAGGGAGATCCCATCTATCGACGGGATCGAAGCCATCAGCCTACCGGTCATAGAACTGCGTTGCCTTCCATACTCAGCCTCAGAACTGAGCTATTTCGAGGCTGTGGCCTTCACTAGCGTCAACGCAGTTCGTTGTTTCAGAGATAGATCCCTCCTTCAAGGGAAAAGGATTTACGCCGTAGGACCGGCCACTGCGAAAGAATTGGGGATGGATAGCGTCAGAGTCCCCTCCGAGTACACTACTCTGGCGATGGTCAGGACGGCCGTGTCCGACGGAGTTAGGAGCCTGATTGCCTTTAGAAGCTCCACCGCCTCGGACTCACTTGTCAGAGAGCTAGCCGGTAAGGTTAATTACGTGGAGGTCAAGAACTACACGGTTGTCGTGCTGAGCGAGGGCGTCGAGGCGGCTAAGAGGGTGTTGGCTTCCGGAGAAGTCGATGCGGTTGTGTTAACTAGCTCCACTATTGCCTCCCTTGTAGCGGATTCAATTCCCAATGGAACTGCGGTAATCTCAATAGGGCCGGAGACCTCCAAGGTCCTCACGTCGAGGGGGTTGACATTCTTAGAGGCTAAGGAACACGACGTGCAAGGATTGAGGAGGGTACTGGAGGAGATGAGGAAATGGAGGACAGGGTGA
- the hemC gene encoding hydroxymethylbilane synthase, producing MVRLAARSSILSRIQVEKVSEALRSLGLDVEFVPVKSRADLAPDTPLRSLGRGAFEAEVNSAVIRGEADLAVHSMKDLPTEIDPRLTVLGVLKRDTPFDVFVSPRSLRDVEGGFRVGTGSERRANFVRFLRPDLRVVPIRGNVDTRLRKYREGEVDSLILAEASLARLGEHVNYFVIDPTELAPEANQGAIAVVGRSNWSGAEEIKTVLDDESWTEVKAEREVLRIVGGGCSFPVGVLFRVEGNSLWGVATYITPYLKVSVQGTFRADPTYAGRELGRKLLEAMRSEGALAEA from the coding sequence TTGGTTAGATTGGCCGCTAGGAGCAGCATATTGAGCAGGATCCAGGTCGAGAAAGTCTCCGAGGCCTTGCGATCTCTTGGGTTGGATGTGGAGTTCGTGCCTGTGAAGTCCCGGGCAGACCTAGCACCGGATACACCTTTGAGGTCCTTAGGTCGAGGGGCCTTCGAGGCCGAAGTCAACTCTGCGGTGATTAGGGGGGAAGCTGACCTGGCAGTGCACAGCATGAAGGACCTACCTACCGAGATCGACCCAAGGCTAACTGTACTAGGCGTACTAAAGAGGGACACTCCTTTCGACGTCTTCGTCTCACCCCGTTCCTTGAGGGATGTCGAGGGTGGTTTTCGGGTAGGCACAGGTAGTGAACGCAGGGCCAACTTCGTTCGTTTCCTGAGACCTGACCTCAGAGTGGTACCCATTAGGGGGAACGTCGACACTCGACTCAGAAAGTACAGAGAGGGGGAGGTGGATTCCTTAATCTTGGCGGAGGCCTCTCTGGCTAGGTTGGGAGAGCACGTTAACTACTTCGTCATAGATCCCACGGAGCTAGCTCCAGAGGCGAATCAAGGGGCGATCGCAGTGGTGGGCAGGTCAAATTGGAGTGGTGCGGAAGAGATCAAGACCGTATTGGACGATGAGAGTTGGACTGAGGTGAAGGCAGAGAGGGAGGTGTTGAGAATAGTGGGAGGGGGATGTAGTTTCCCTGTGGGCGTGTTGTTCAGGGTTGAGGGAAACTCGCTCTGGGGAGTGGCCACTTACATTACCCCATACCTGAAAGTGTCAGTACAGGGTACCTTCAGGGCAGATCCAACCTACGCGGGGAGGGAACTTGGTAGGAAGTTATTGGAGGCTATGAGAAGTGAAGGTGCTTTGGCTGAGGCCTGA
- the hemL gene encoding glutamate-1-semialdehyde 2,1-aminomutase produces MSGELWEVAKSLFPGGVNSPVRAKVQPYPFYVRGGQGPYIFTEEGKALVDFVLGYGPLFLGHNPPYVRRAVERQLERGWLFGTPSRAEVELARKIRRHVPSMEKMRFVNSGTEATMVALRLARGYTGRTKVLKFDGNYHGAHDYVLIDAGSAASEYGVPTSAGVPEEVTRTVSVCPYNDLSCVQKILSKEDHAAVIVEPVMGNMGVIPPSKGFLSGLREICSSTGTLLIFDEVITGFRLSISGAQGLFGVNPDITTLGKIVGGGFPIGVVGGRKEIMDQLTPSGPVFNAGTFNAHPLSMAAGVAVIEQLENGNHHVVAERAAKAFVDSLDDSLKLTHVVNRVGSMFQVFLGVSEVRNASQARKADREAYLRLHSSLLREGVFIPPSQFEALFTSAAHDQDVVDFVVRALRNAVRSVG; encoded by the coding sequence TTGAGCGGTGAACTCTGGGAGGTGGCCAAAAGTCTCTTTCCGGGAGGGGTGAATAGCCCAGTAAGGGCCAAGGTCCAGCCCTATCCATTCTACGTGAGGGGAGGTCAAGGTCCCTACATCTTCACTGAGGAAGGCAAAGCGTTGGTAGACTTCGTATTAGGGTACGGCCCCCTCTTCTTGGGCCACAATCCTCCCTACGTGAGGAGGGCAGTGGAAAGACAATTGGAGAGGGGTTGGCTCTTCGGAACACCCAGCAGGGCAGAGGTGGAGTTAGCGAGAAAGATAAGGCGACACGTCCCGTCAATGGAGAAAATGAGGTTCGTCAATAGCGGTACCGAGGCTACCATGGTCGCCCTGAGGCTCGCTCGAGGGTACACAGGTAGGACTAAAGTGCTTAAGTTCGATGGCAATTATCACGGGGCCCACGATTACGTATTGATCGATGCGGGAAGCGCAGCCTCCGAGTACGGTGTTCCAACGTCGGCCGGCGTTCCTGAGGAAGTGACGAGGACAGTTTCAGTATGTCCCTACAACGACCTCAGTTGCGTCCAGAAGATTCTATCGAAGGAAGACCACGCAGCAGTTATCGTGGAACCTGTGATGGGCAACATGGGCGTCATTCCGCCCTCTAAGGGGTTCCTGAGCGGATTGAGGGAGATTTGTTCAAGTACTGGAACCCTACTGATCTTTGACGAAGTGATCACAGGTTTCAGGCTCTCTATCTCAGGTGCCCAAGGGCTCTTCGGAGTGAACCCAGACATAACTACCTTGGGCAAGATAGTGGGAGGGGGCTTCCCCATCGGGGTGGTGGGAGGGAGGAAAGAGATAATGGATCAACTGACTCCATCTGGGCCTGTATTCAACGCGGGAACTTTCAATGCCCATCCACTTTCAATGGCTGCAGGTGTTGCAGTCATAGAGCAACTTGAGAACGGCAACCACCATGTTGTCGCAGAGAGGGCGGCCAAAGCCTTCGTCGATTCCTTGGATGACTCGCTTAAGCTGACCCACGTGGTTAACAGAGTAGGGAGCATGTTCCAGGTATTCCTAGGAGTCTCCGAGGTCAGAAACGCCTCTCAGGCAAGAAAAGCGGACAGAGAAGCCTACCTGAGACTTCACTCCAGCCTGTTAAGAGAAGGGGTCTTCATTCCTCCTAGCCAATTCGAGGCACTCTTCACTTCTGCCGCACACGATCAGGATGTCGTTGATTTCGTCGTGAGGGCCCTGAGGAACGCGGTGAGGTCAGTTGGTTAG
- the hemB gene encoding porphobilinogen synthase, protein MATFPTQRPRRLRSSKLVRDAVAETNLSIDDFIVPLFVRDGISEPEPISSMPGVVRFPVEYLPKVVQSHVELGLKQFILFGVPSYKDDIASSAYARDGVIQRSLRLLKETFGESVLLYADECTDEYTSHGHCGIVKRQEKGYRVDNDESLKVHATIALSQAEAGADVVAPSSMMDGVVGAIRKALDENGFQETLIMAYSAKYASSFYSPFRDAAFSRPAFGDRRSYQMDPRNSSEALREVELDIEEGADIVMVKPAHTYLDVLRRVKESFPEYPLAAYHVSGEYSLLKAAALNGWIDEKSAVLEVTTAIRRAGADLIITYYAEQLAKWLREGVPF, encoded by the coding sequence ATGGCGACGTTTCCAACGCAAAGGCCAAGGAGGCTCAGAAGTAGTAAGTTAGTAAGGGACGCTGTGGCGGAGACGAACCTGTCCATTGACGACTTCATAGTTCCACTCTTCGTAAGGGATGGAATATCCGAGCCTGAGCCCATTTCGAGTATGCCGGGTGTCGTCAGGTTCCCGGTGGAGTATCTGCCCAAGGTGGTGCAGTCACACGTGGAGCTGGGTCTCAAGCAGTTCATCCTCTTCGGAGTACCTTCCTATAAGGACGACATAGCTAGCTCGGCCTACGCCAGGGACGGAGTTATACAAAGGTCCCTAAGGCTCTTGAAGGAGACCTTCGGAGAAAGTGTGCTACTCTACGCTGACGAGTGCACTGACGAGTACACCTCCCACGGTCACTGCGGGATAGTTAAGCGACAAGAGAAGGGCTACAGGGTGGACAACGACGAGAGCCTAAAGGTGCACGCCACCATAGCCCTGAGCCAGGCTGAAGCTGGGGCCGACGTGGTAGCTCCCTCTAGTATGATGGACGGGGTGGTTGGGGCCATAAGGAAGGCCCTAGACGAGAACGGGTTCCAAGAGACCTTGATCATGGCCTACAGCGCAAAGTACGCCTCTTCTTTCTACTCTCCCTTCAGGGACGCTGCCTTCTCTAGGCCAGCCTTCGGAGACAGGAGGTCCTATCAGATGGATCCCCGCAACAGCTCAGAGGCTCTGAGAGAGGTGGAGCTAGACATTGAGGAGGGAGCTGACATTGTCATGGTGAAGCCGGCCCACACCTACCTCGACGTGCTCAGGAGAGTAAAGGAGAGCTTTCCAGAGTACCCTCTGGCGGCCTATCATGTCAGCGGGGAGTACAGCCTACTCAAGGCGGCGGCCCTTAACGGGTGGATAGACGAGAAGTCTGCAGTTCTAGAAGTCACCACGGCGATAAGGAGGGCAGGAGCGGACTTGATAATCACCTACTACGCGGAACAGTTGGCCAAGTGGCTCAGAGAGGGTGTCCCATTTTGA
- a CDS encoding glutamyl-tRNA reductase → MGVEDELRNYGALLFTYRTVGLKSLPAHYLKPSEERALVKAVGRGVLVLQTCNRVELYFHESPESKLRNAVDFLRAVHSRDVSNEGKVLYGVEAVRHLFEVSSGVDSLAVGEYDVLRQVRQSLEDSRSLGASDYGVHMLVERALRVGRRVRVETMISRGKVGVYSLAVDYARRRLGDLKDLRVAVVGAGVVGSKLAKMLRDEGVGQLTVVSRTEERAKELASKLGVHWSSLSALTDGNQLVFAAVTNPSTGPSLTAPHARLVVDLSVPPIFSGDNVITMDDLREVSREVAEQREGEIEKAKSIIEEEIGDFARQYQSYKAKVYVSKVMRRVEDIRRREVKRAIHELSKAIQVTPEVVEVLEAMSNSIARKSMEPVFSRISQLVKENQENYINFLVDTLTNGDVSNAKAKEAQK, encoded by the coding sequence GTGGGAGTTGAGGATGAGCTGAGGAACTACGGGGCCCTCCTCTTCACTTACAGAACGGTTGGGCTCAAGTCACTTCCCGCCCACTACCTTAAGCCCAGCGAGGAGAGGGCACTTGTGAAGGCAGTGGGGAGAGGAGTCCTAGTCCTTCAGACCTGCAATAGGGTCGAGCTCTACTTCCACGAATCGCCTGAGTCGAAGTTGAGAAACGCGGTAGACTTCCTGAGGGCTGTTCACTCCAGGGACGTATCTAACGAGGGCAAAGTGTTGTATGGGGTGGAAGCAGTTAGGCACCTTTTCGAGGTAAGCTCGGGCGTGGATTCCTTGGCTGTGGGGGAATACGACGTCCTGAGGCAGGTGAGGCAGAGCCTAGAGGACAGCCGTTCCCTAGGAGCTAGCGACTACGGGGTCCACATGCTAGTGGAGAGGGCCCTAAGAGTGGGGAGGAGAGTGAGGGTGGAGACGATGATCTCCAGGGGGAAGGTCGGGGTCTACTCCCTCGCCGTCGATTACGCTAGGAGGAGGCTCGGTGATCTAAAGGACCTGAGGGTCGCCGTTGTGGGTGCAGGCGTAGTCGGATCCAAGTTGGCCAAGATGTTGAGGGATGAGGGTGTGGGGCAGTTAACTGTTGTCAGCAGAACGGAAGAGAGGGCCAAGGAACTGGCGAGTAAGCTCGGGGTCCACTGGTCCTCTCTAAGTGCCTTGACTGACGGTAATCAACTGGTCTTCGCCGCAGTCACCAACCCATCCACTGGTCCCTCTCTCACAGCGCCCCACGCTAGGCTAGTGGTGGATCTTTCTGTTCCCCCAATCTTCTCTGGGGATAACGTTATCACCATGGACGACCTCAGGGAGGTGTCTAGGGAGGTGGCCGAACAGAGGGAGGGGGAGATAGAGAAGGCGAAGTCCATAATAGAAGAGGAGATTGGCGACTTCGCCAGACAGTACCAAAGTTACAAGGCCAAGGTGTACGTGTCGAAGGTGATGAGGAGGGTTGAGGACATAAGGAGGAGGGAGGTCAAGAGGGCCATTCATGAGCTTTCTAAGGCCATTCAAGTCACCCCCGAAGTGGTCGAGGTGTTGGAGGCCATGTCTAACTCCATTGCTAGGAAGTCCATGGAGCCGGTCTTCAGCAGGATTTCCCAGTTGGTCAAGGAGAACCAGGAAAACTACATTAACTTTCTCGTGGACACTCTAACCAATGGCGACGTTTCCAACGCAAAGGCCAAGGAGGCTCAGAAGTAG
- a CDS encoding precorrin-2 dehydrogenase/sirohydrochlorin ferrochelatase family protein: MGDALVELLPLFVDVKDMRVLVVGGGKVGTKRASKFSELGAQVTVYSLEFSPELESMKVNKVRGDARELDEEFLSHFDVVVTATNDQEINRKVCSMAKSMRKLCNDPTSPPDSNFIVPIYFDDGTLAVAVTTYGRSSLSSKYLLDLVKDVVDGSDVRARVDAMYEVKKMLKSKVSDPSKRFKLYSSIFSDSIFQERVAKGDVSGALKRAEEVVERGS, translated from the coding sequence ATGGGTGATGCGTTGGTGGAGTTGCTGCCCCTGTTCGTTGACGTCAAGGACATGAGGGTGCTGGTTGTAGGTGGAGGGAAGGTGGGGACTAAGAGGGCTTCCAAGTTCTCGGAGCTAGGCGCACAGGTCACGGTATACAGCCTAGAGTTCTCTCCTGAACTCGAGTCCATGAAAGTGAACAAAGTGAGGGGGGATGCTAGGGAATTGGACGAGGAGTTCTTATCTCACTTCGACGTCGTGGTGACTGCCACAAACGACCAGGAGATCAATAGGAAGGTTTGTTCTATGGCTAAGTCCATGAGGAAGCTGTGCAACGATCCCACCTCCCCTCCCGACTCCAACTTCATAGTCCCCATATACTTCGACGACGGAACGCTTGCGGTGGCCGTGACGACTTACGGTAGGTCAAGTCTCAGTTCCAAGTACCTGTTAGACCTAGTGAAGGATGTCGTAGATGGAAGTGACGTGAGGGCCAGGGTCGACGCTATGTACGAGGTGAAGAAGATGTTGAAGTCCAAGGTGAGTGACCCATCTAAGAGGTTTAAGCTCTACTCATCCATATTCTCTGACTCCATCTTTCAGGAAAGGGTGGCTAAGGGTGACGTCTCGGGGGCCCTAAAGAGGGCTGAGGAGGTGGTCGAACGTGGGAGTTGA
- the fen gene encoding flap endonuclease-1, whose product MGVDLGDLAEGVRKEISLRELKGKKISIDAYNAIYQFLAAIRQPDGTPLVDSKGRVTSHLSGLFYRTVNLLEEGVTPIYVFDGKPPEMKRGELERRRQVKEEAKLKYEKAKERGDVQSQRKYAAASAYLTDEMVRQSKELLKAMGVPHVQAPAEGEAEAAHIHIQGKSWAVGSQDYDSLLFGAERLIRNLTVTGRRKLPNKEVYVEIKPEILELSNMLRELGITREQLIDVALLVGTDYDPEGVRGFGPKRAYSLVKKYGSLEAAARAGELDLSDLGVDLRELRDAFLNPRVEDVEGELNLGEVDRESVLRLLVEEHDFNEERVASALSRMERAMSELKGSSKQSGLDKWF is encoded by the coding sequence ATAGGAGTAGACTTAGGGGATCTAGCTGAGGGAGTAAGGAAGGAGATCTCCCTCAGGGAATTGAAGGGCAAGAAGATCTCCATCGACGCGTATAACGCGATTTACCAATTCCTGGCAGCCATCAGGCAACCTGACGGGACTCCGCTAGTCGACTCGAAGGGAAGGGTCACAAGTCACCTCAGTGGGCTGTTCTATAGGACAGTGAACCTGCTGGAGGAGGGGGTTACTCCCATCTACGTCTTTGACGGCAAGCCACCCGAGATGAAGCGAGGGGAGTTGGAGAGGAGGAGGCAAGTGAAGGAGGAGGCCAAGCTAAAGTACGAGAAAGCCAAGGAGAGGGGGGACGTTCAATCCCAGCGGAAATACGCAGCGGCCTCGGCCTACCTCACCGACGAGATGGTTAGGCAGTCCAAGGAGCTTCTGAAGGCTATGGGAGTTCCTCACGTTCAGGCCCCCGCTGAAGGGGAGGCCGAGGCTGCTCACATTCACATCCAAGGAAAGAGTTGGGCGGTTGGCAGTCAGGACTACGACTCCCTCCTCTTCGGTGCTGAGAGGTTGATTAGGAACCTCACCGTAACTGGAAGGAGGAAGTTGCCTAACAAGGAAGTCTACGTGGAGATCAAACCTGAGATCTTGGAGCTGAGTAATATGCTAAGGGAGCTCGGGATCACCAGGGAGCAGCTGATAGACGTGGCCCTCCTCGTTGGCACGGACTACGACCCAGAGGGGGTGCGAGGCTTCGGCCCCAAGAGGGCCTACTCCCTGGTGAAGAAGTACGGCTCGCTTGAGGCGGCGGCAAGAGCGGGGGAACTTGACCTGAGCGATCTCGGGGTGGACCTGAGGGAGCTCAGGGACGCCTTCTTGAATCCTCGGGTGGAGGATGTAGAGGGCGAACTGAACCTAGGGGAGGTGGATAGGGAGTCAGTGTTGAGGTTGTTAGTAGAGGAACACGACTTTAACGAGGAGAGGGTTGCCAGCGCCCTGTCGAGAATGGAGAGGGCGATGAGCGAACTAAAGGGATCCTCCAAGCAATCTGGGTTGGATAAGTGGTTTTAA
- the cdvB1/B2 gene encoding cell division protein CdvB1/B2 produces MLGKDFQRYWAGSDEPSLGERVRGAFKNKEPLKYRLVHAQYKLKTMIGRLETQISRMQERDRVLFERVVEAQMSKDSQRASIYANEVAELRKMSKQLLVTQIALEQVQLRLETIGEFADVFVGLGPVVSVINELKNSIRGMMPELSLELSELGEGLNDVVLSAGEFTGSGYGYAVSSPEARQILSEATVIAEQRMKEKFPELPHSSTLTSKQ; encoded by the coding sequence ATGTTGGGCAAGGATTTCCAGAGGTATTGGGCAGGAAGTGACGAACCTTCCCTCGGTGAGAGGGTCAGAGGGGCTTTCAAGAACAAGGAGCCCCTGAAGTATAGGCTGGTGCACGCTCAGTACAAGCTGAAGACCATGATAGGCAGATTGGAGACTCAGATATCTAGGATGCAAGAGAGGGACAGGGTGCTCTTCGAGAGGGTAGTGGAGGCGCAGATGAGCAAGGACAGTCAGAGGGCATCCATATACGCTAACGAGGTCGCCGAACTGCGGAAGATGTCTAAACAGCTCTTAGTCACACAGATCGCCCTAGAACAGGTGCAGTTGAGGCTAGAGACGATAGGTGAGTTCGCGGACGTCTTCGTGGGCCTAGGGCCGGTAGTGAGTGTGATAAATGAACTCAAGAACTCCATAAGGGGCATGATGCCCGAACTCTCCCTGGAGCTCTCGGAGTTGGGGGAGGGACTAAACGACGTCGTGTTGAGCGCGGGTGAGTTCACCGGCTCAGGGTACGGTTACGCTGTCTCGAGCCCCGAGGCTAGGCAGATATTGAGCGAGGCAACCGTGATAGCGGAACAACGCATGAAGGAGAAGTTCCCAGAACTCCCCCACTCCTCCACCCTCACTTCAAAACAGTGA
- a CDS encoding adenylate kinase family protein, with protein sequence MILVVSGTPGTGKTAVATELAKRRRAEYVSLSSFVVSRGLYTSFDQGSLSYLVDEERTRAELSMYLRGRDAVVESIYPSMVEGDEVLVLRRHPLLVYRDLSNRGWPESKVMENVEAEALGVVEAEAWESFRKVCVVDGSNVTVQEVIRRFEEGECRSVDWLQDPSVVELLEVTNR encoded by the coding sequence ATGATATTAGTGGTGAGCGGCACTCCGGGGACTGGGAAGACCGCCGTGGCCACGGAGTTGGCCAAAAGGAGAAGGGCCGAGTACGTCTCCCTCTCCTCCTTCGTCGTCTCTCGAGGACTTTACACCTCCTTCGACCAGGGAAGCTTAAGCTATTTGGTGGACGAGGAGAGGACTAGAGCCGAGCTCTCTATGTACTTGCGTGGAAGGGACGCAGTGGTGGAGTCCATATATCCATCCATGGTGGAAGGGGACGAAGTCCTCGTCCTGAGGAGGCACCCGCTCCTAGTTTACAGGGACTTGTCGAACAGGGGGTGGCCGGAGAGTAAAGTGATGGAGAACGTAGAAGCCGAGGCCTTAGGAGTGGTTGAGGCCGAAGCTTGGGAGAGTTTTAGGAAGGTTTGTGTGGTCGATGGTAGTAATGTCACAGTACAGGAAGTAATAAGGCGTTTTGAGGAAGGAGAGTGCAGGAGCGTCGACTGGCTACAAGACCCTAGCGTGGTGGAACTCCTAGAGGTGACTAACAGATGA